Genomic segment of Mucilaginibacter sabulilitoris:
AATTTAACTATGCACGTGGTATAAACCAGTTTGCACAAATGGTTGAACACTGGTATTCACTTGCTTTTATAAAAAATAAAAATGCAGGAGCCGCCGGGTTCCCATTCTTTACGGAAACTGAGCGCAACAACCAGCTTTTCAGTTACCAGGCTATCCCGGTAAGCACCATCAGTGGTAACAAAAACGATGACCAGACAGAAATACCGGTTTGGTATATTCCGGATGATAACCCGGGCGGCGCACCACTGCATTTGCAGGCAAAAGCGGCCAGCAGTGCCAAAGCCGGCAAAATGGTAGCCTTTCTGGAGGCGAGGGCCTTTAAACATATCAAAACAGCTCCGGGCGGCCTCGGAACGCCAAGATCAGGTTCCAAAATCCGCCGCTAAACTTCATGAGTCATATAAAAACAGATGTACTGATCATTGGCGGAGGCCCTGCGGGAACCTCCGCCGCGATCAGTGTTTTAAAATATGGCCGGGATATATCGGTCATGCTTGTGGAACAATCTGACCTTGATCAAATCAGAGTCGGTGAACATGTGTCCTCTTCGATATTCGAGTTATTAAAATACCTGAGCCTGGAACCCGGAGATTTTGAGAATGGCTGCTTTTTAACCAACCACGGAACAACATCTTATTGGGGATCAGGTATCCCCATGACCCGGGATGCTATTTTCTCTGCAGAAAGACCAGCCTGCCAGCTTGACCGCAAGATCTTTGACCTTACTTTATTGAAGCAGGTTGCCGACCTCGGCGGTATAGTACTGCCAAGGACCAGGTGCCTGGGATATGACCAGCTCGAAGACCATAACTGGCAGGTAAAATTACATCATGCCGAACAGGGGGCGATATCCGTTCATGCAAAGTTTTTGATAGATGCATCCGGCAGGCAAAGGAGCGCTTCCAGGCTACTTAATATCCCGTCGGATAAGCATGATACGCTTTTCGGTATCGGTGCATTCCTTGCAATAAACGGGCGGGATCTGCCCAGTGACCAAATGATGGAATCGACCGAGTTGGGCTGGTGGTATAGCGCAACACTTCAAGATAATTATGCAACCACTATCTTTTTTACCGACTCAGATATCGTTTCGGAATACGAACTCAGTAAACCTGCTAATTGGTACAGGCAATTACAGCAAACCAAGTTTATAAAGAAAAGGATTACCGGCTTCGACCCTGCAGCGATAAACCTTTGGAGCAGAAGCGCGCACACCCATATCTCGAACATTTCCAACAGCCGTAATTTCATCGCAATCGGAGACGCAATGGCATCTTTTGACCCTATTTCATCTATGGGGATAGGATTTGCAATTTCGTCGGCTTGCAATGCTGCTGCTATAGCGTTGCTTGAGCTGAATGAATCCGACGCTAACAGGATCGCAGTCTATCAAGCCGATGTAAGCAGGATCTTTAACAATTATCTGCAGCAGCAGAAAAAAGTTTATCAACAGGAAAAACGGTGGCCCGAATCCAGTTTCTGGAAACGGAGAACCTGGGTTGGTATATAAGTTCAACTGCTCAATCCATGTTATGTATCTTACTGCCCGCTTTGAAGTAAATAGTCCTTCTATTCAAAAAATGGGATCGGCAACAGTAGTAGGCTTAAGAAGCATTTTATCCAGGCTCCGGAAGAGTTTGAAATAACGGCAGTATGTAACGAAGAGATTTAATGGCTGGCAGGTGTGAATGACGGCACTTTACCAGTCCAATAACAGCCTGTCTGTTTTATTTTTTAAACTTCAGTTTTTCCAGGAGGTCCAGGAAATATTGCGGGGCCCAGATCTTTAAACCTGAATCGTCCGGGATAAACCTGACCACGTCGTCCCTGATGCTATCGAAATTTACAGCAGTTATTTTTTGCCGGAGAAGTTCCAGTAATTGCTCTTCGGAGATCGTCTCTTCATTCCACACGCCGGTATCCCTGGCGCGCAGGAGAAAATGATGCAGGTCGAGCGGGATACCCTTCCTGATATACCATTCCAGCTCATACCAGTCCCGTCCTTTTACCCTGTTTTTCCATTTCCGGAATAAAAGGGCATGCATTTTTCCAGCGAACAGGCTCGGCTGCGTAAACGTCTTGACATAGAACGAAAAGGGGCGGGTCAACAGTTTTTCTTCCGTATTGAACCCTAAAGGCGGTACCGTATCCACTTCTATTTTTATTTTCATGTGTGGCATCAGTTTAACGCCGTTTTGCGGAACAATGCCTTCCAGCACCAGTTCTTTCCAGACCGTATCGGATTTCAGGAAGGCGGATTCAACGCTGGATTCGATGGCCTTATCTTTTTCATTGATGCTGACCGTGATGCCCAGCGATGCAAATTCGTTGACAATCGCCTCGAAATACGGTTCGAGTGAAAAGTCCGGGTCCGGTCTCCGTAAGGAAAAGTCCAGGTCTTCGGAATACCGGTTCAACCCGTAAAAAATGCGCAACGCGGTGCCCCCATAAAATGCGGCCTGCTCGAAAAAACCTGTCCTGCTGAGCCCCGCCAACGCTATTTCCTGCATGATCTCCCGCATGGCATCAAAGGCCTGTTGCTGGTTTTTCGGGTTATATTCTTTCAGCCATTCTTCTATCATAGCGTGTTCAGCGTTGTAATCAACATATTTAAACTGGACCGCTTCGGCGCATCGGTGATCCAGGTATTCATCATTTTTGTATCGATTTCCCGCAATTTGTCTTTTTCGATACGCAGGTCTTCGATCAGCAGGGTAAGTACCTGTGGCACGCTCCTTAGGTGAACGCCTGCGGTCATAGCGATTTTATCAAAGAGTGCTTTTTCCGGGGAAGCAATCAGGACCGTTTGCCGGGAAGAAAGCCGGGTACTCTTAATGCCAAAGGAATAATAAGGCAAAGGGGCGTGCCGGTACGTAAACCTGCCTGCACTGGTCCTGTATGCCTTGGATATCTTTACTGTAACAGAACTGATCTCGTAGACCCGCTCGGGGATAAAGCCCCAATAAGAAAGCGCGGTCTCGAAGGAGATATAACTCGGCCCCCAAAGGTGGTTGGCGATCAGGAATGGCTCGGGACCGGAAACCTTGCTTGCAGGACCGGGGACATAGAGGCCGTTTTTGATCGTCGCCAATGCGCCCGCCTTTACTAGTTCAGCTATTTTATCATTTGGCCGCTTGTACCCGTTCAGCAAGGGCAGTATGACCTGCCGGGTCAGGGGTTCCTCCGCATAAGCCGCTAACGCATCGTCAAAATTCATATGTAAAAATACAGTTATTAAATCGGAACAATTCCGATTTAATAAAAATAATTCAACATAAATATGTAATAAAAACAATCAATAATCGGAAAATTTCCGATTATTGATTAATAATTTCACACAACAACACAGACTGCGAAGGGCGTTAGTAACAGGCTTTCATATGGGAACAGCTATCCGTAACTATGGGTACAGCCTGATCTACGTACGAAACTCATCCGGACCTGCGCTGTAAGAAGGCCTCTACAACTGCTAACACTTCTGTTTCAAATTCTTCCTGTTTCTTCCTGCCTTTTATAGTGCTGCCAAAGGAGTGACTAATGGTATAGCTTTTGCCGTATTTATTTTTTTTGTGTGAAATGGCATAGTGCAGCAAGCCATCTGCCTCCACAGGCAGCAGGTGCATATCTTCAAAGTCCATTAGTTTGCGGGTATATAAACCCGGCAATTTGCGGTAAATGGTTTTGGCATACTGATCAAACTCATAAGTAACATTTACCCTGAACAAAAAATCATAAATGGCGTAAAGCGCTGGCACAATGCCTAATGAAAGCGCCCCCCATGTGGTTTCATGACCTAAGTTTAGCATGGGTACTATGATAAATACGGCTGTCGCTGCCGTGGCAGAAATAATGATATTGATCCGGTAGTTGCGCATCGGCTGAAAACTCAGCCTGCCTCCCATAATTTTTAAATTATAGCGTTCCATTTTATGTTTTTTGTATTGAAGTTTTTAATCCCGCCTAAAATCTTTTAAAGTACCATCGCTGTTGAATTGTATGGAGTATCGCTCGCGGTTGCCATTGATCGTGGTTGGGTACCAGCGCATCACTTTATCCCAAACCACCATGTAGGCGCTCGTTGTTGGCTTAGCGCCTTCAATCTGCGCCGCCTTTTGGTTGTATAGGCGGGTAATGTTGGCTATACTGGTAAAGTCTACCTCGTCCAGGGAAACTGACCTGTTGTCTATATCAGCATTTACAGACAGCTGTTCGGGTTTGGGTTTTGACCAGAAGCCATTCTGGTACTCATAGCTATCTACATAATCAGGATTTTCGGGATGGCGGAGCATAATACTGATGCTCCCGTTATCATAAAAATGCGCCGACTGGTAAATGAAGATCTCTTTGCCCCGGTATTGCGGGAGATTTCTTAAAGTCATTTCTGCGTTTCTCAGCGCTGCGGTGTTAATTAAAAAGTTTATATTCTTTTTGTGTACGGTCTTAGTCGTATGTGTAGTCATATGAACTTTTGACAGTGCCGTAGTTAGTTGCTGTTGTATCTGGATTATGGCCTGATTAGTTGAACTGTCAATTATCGATTGCACCTGCACAGGCTTGCTTAACACGGGTGTGTTTGGTTTAGGTTTAAACGTATCCTTCACACTTTTGACAATCTGTTTGCAGCCCGAGAAACCAAAGCTGCAAACTGCGAGTGTGATCATAAAGGCGTTTAATGCTTTCATAAGTTTAACTTATTTCATTTAAATCGCTGGTAAAAGCTATCTTTCGGGGGTCTTCTTTCAGATAAAAAATATCGGCCGTTTTCTGCCTCGTACTATCCAGATCCAGCAGGCTTACAATTTTTTTGATACTGGCCCTGTGTGTATGATTTTGATAATCCACAAATTCCAGTTCGAAGTTTACCATCGGTTGCTCGTTAATATAGGTGCCGGTAAGGTTTGCTGAGATCTGTTTAGCCGTTGTTCTGACCCCTTTAAATTTAATTAAGGGAGCATCATCAGGAACACCGCTTAGCTTACCAGTGATAAAACCAAGTAGGACACGATAAAACAACAGCACAGCCGGGCAAATCAACAAAGGATGCCCAAAGCTCATAAAACGCCAACCCATCCCCTCGCTTTCAGTTTGGTAAGAATATATGTAATAGCCAACCACAACGGTCAAAAGCGTCAGCCAGCCCAGGTTTATCAGCGCGATCACTCCTTTACGGATACTGCCCTCACTATTTTCAAAAATAAAATACGGGATATGTTTCATCTCCTTGTCAATTAGCAATCCTACCCTTTTATCCACTTCAAAACGGCGCTCACAGGGCTTCATATCATTTATACCTGCCTTTTGTATGATCTCGGTATTAGCCAGATTTTTAAAACTCAGGCTAAGCTCATAGGTATTGTACCCGGCATTGGGCTTTGTTAGATTAACTGATTCCAGTATCCTGGCCTCGCGCCGCACCCCATTTTTTTTAAGGCTCTCCATATTACGTTTGGCCGAAAACACCTGCAAAACCCATTTACGATAATATCCTGCCAACAAGATGATCCAAAACACCATCGACAAAGCCACCAAACCCAATGAAAGCCAGGGGTTCGATCCTTCAATATCAAGCGGTTCTTCGCTCTTGATGTTATAATACAGGAGCATCGGAAACGGGATAGCGAAAAACAACATGTAAAGCATCCAGAATATGGAAAAACCGCGTTTCATTGTCGATTAATTTTAATTTAAAGCCGGTTATATACCTGATCCTATTTAGGCAAGCCCATAATATCGCTCAGTTCATCTGTAAAGTTTTGAAGGGGCTTGGTAACAAAAAAGCCTTGTCGTACCAGTATCCGCTTTTCTTTGCCGTTCTTATTAAAGATCATGGTAGCTGATACATTAAGAGTGATGCCGATATTGGTCATTTTGGAGATCAGGAAATGATCAAAATCATCAAAGCTGTATTCCTTTTCGGGAGTAAAGAAAAATGTTTTAAAAGTCATTCTCCTGGCAGCTGTGTTAAAGCTTATTTTGGCAGTGGTGCACAAAATCCCTATCGTACCCAAAATCCCCAGGCATGCCGCAAAAAAATAGGCGCCTTTGCTGCTTCCATAAATCAAAGTAGCAACCATACCTCCGAATGAGGGCAAGGAAAGAAAATAGAACATACCCTTCTGTATTTTCACGCGATAGGTATTCCCTTCTTGTTCAAAATATTTTAGTGGTTGCATTGATGTATATTTTTGAATAATTAACCAATAAAAGCGAAACTATTCTCGAACGCTTTACCAAAAACCGGAACAGGTTTGAGTGCTTTGTTGGCCGCGTTGATCATACCCAGTATCCAGAATACGATAATTACCCAACCAACTATGCCCAGGAAAGCAAGCGAAGGCACCAGCGATACAATAAAATTTAAAATAACATTGAGAGCAATACTCACAATAGCCAGGCCCAATGACTGTTTTAAATGATACCTGAGCAAAGCATCGGCTTTATCTTTTCCTGAAAAATAAGCGATCAGCCACCCGATAAGGGTGATGTACGATACGATGGATAATGTTTTGTTATTCATGATAATTTAGATTTTCGTCCGGCGATATTGCCACGACAAATTTGCGGAGAACAAGCACGGGATGCCTAATTTCAGCATGCTACAAAGCGTCTACTCAACTACAGAAAAGCGTCTACAATACATCTACAACAATTATAACACATTGATTATATTAATATTACAAATAAAACACAGCTACTATTTCAAGTATTTTCACACCAACCCTCATCAACTTATAGTAATTTGGCTGATAACTTTTTTTGCTGTATAACCTATTATCGGGGCTTGTATTATGGGGGTATCAGTTGGTGCCTCCACGTAAAATACCTTATCAGATAGTTTGCGATCGGTTATTGGTAATGTGGCATTCAATGAAAAAGAAAAACCCGCCTTGCTCAACCAGCGGACTGAAGCAAAACAGGCTCAATATAAAATGAGGTGGGGTTTAAAAGTTAATATCATCGGCCACATTGCCGCCTTGAGCATCGGCAAATAATTGTTGATACTTTGTTCGGTAAGCATCCTGAGTTTGATTATATATTTCAAAATCGGCCTGAATGGCTTTATCTGCATTTGCAAACTTCCACATCAGCAAATTAGGATCAGGCGTTATTGATTCAATAATTTCTATAAAAAGGTAAAGCCATATTTACTAAGGTTATAATACTGATGATAACTAATTAAAAATGTATTGCTTTACTTTTTTAGTTTCTTTTAAAAAAAGAGAAAAGCCCACCCGATTTCCATTCCCGTTTTCTTTGCAGGGCTTTCTCATTTTCGGGTGCCACTTTCAGAATATTACTCACGGTATCTATCGCTGCATCATTTTCCCCGGCCATTTTACAGCCGTCCGCGTACTGCAGCGCAGCCTTTATCCATGTTTTATCCCATTTCCATCCGTTTCTGTCGTAACAGGCTACCGCTGCCAATGAAAAGTCCATGCATTCATCCCATTGTTGTAAAGCATAACTGCATTGCGCCAGGCTTATATTGGTGTCGCAAATGATGCTTTTGTCACTTTCATTTCCCTGCTGGCAATTATCAAGCAGGATATGCAGATTTTCTTTCGCCGTAACATAATCTCCAAGGTACAGGTATGACATACCCCGCACGTAATACACCTTTTGAATTGATTCCATGGTAATGGCGTCGCCTTTTACCGACTGATAATTATTGGCACAGGCAATACACTGATTATAATCCTTCAGTTGATAGTAATTTTGCATCAGCATGTACCATGAGGAGTTGTCATCAGGATTTTTATCGAGTTGATCTTTCCAGGTTTCGGTAGCCTCTTCCAGGCTTGCCTCCCCTAACAAGTCCTGACGTATATTTTGAACTACAATATATCTTTGGCTCAATACAAACAATTCCTGCTCGGTAAGATCGTTCCGAGAGGTTTTAATAAAGCTATTGTACTCCTCTTCTATCGAGGTTAAAAGTTCCCTGGCCTCATCCTTGCGACCCAGACCATAAATGGCTGTCAGCTGCTTACCTCTTAGATCAATATAATCTTCAAATCCTAAATACTCACTGCTATAAGCGGTGGCTTGCTCCAGCACCTCAATAGCCTCTTCATATCTTTGGAGAGCTATCAGCGCAGTTCCCAGACTATACAATTGCTCCCAGAAAGGCGATAAAGTATAACCCAGTTTATGCACTTCCACAGCCTTATCATATTCTCCTAATTCCCGTAAGGCTATGCCATAGTTATTACAGCACATCGCGAAAATATGCGGCTCATTGGCAGCTCCATTCCCCTTATCGTTATAGAAATAGTCATAAAAGCCCTCGTATGATATTTTATAAAAATTCACCCTCATCTGCAACAAATCCCGGGCGATAGTTACGTTACTGATTTCACTTTCTGATTCGTAGAAAAAGCTTACTCCGGCATTGTAATACATAACAGCAGAATCTTCCGGCCATTTTTCTATTGTTGGCAGTTGCCCGTTTATCCGGTACGATACTTCAATGAAGCGTTGCAAACCAAGGGCTAGTCCTCCTAATTCTACACTCTTTTG
This window contains:
- the lodB gene encoding lysine-epsilon-oxidase maturase LodB codes for the protein MSHIKTDVLIIGGGPAGTSAAISVLKYGRDISVMLVEQSDLDQIRVGEHVSSSIFELLKYLSLEPGDFENGCFLTNHGTTSYWGSGIPMTRDAIFSAERPACQLDRKIFDLTLLKQVADLGGIVLPRTRCLGYDQLEDHNWQVKLHHAEQGAISVHAKFLIDASGRQRSASRLLNIPSDKHDTLFGIGAFLAINGRDLPSDQMMESTELGWWYSATLQDNYATTIFFTDSDIVSEYELSKPANWYRQLQQTKFIKKRITGFDPAAINLWSRSAHTHISNISNSRNFIAIGDAMASFDPISSMGIGFAISSACNAAAIALLELNESDANRIAVYQADVSRIFNNYLQQQKKVYQQEKRWPESSFWKRRTWVGI
- a CDS encoding nucleotidyl transferase AbiEii/AbiGii toxin family protein gives rise to the protein MIEEWLKEYNPKNQQQAFDAMREIMQEIALAGLSRTGFFEQAAFYGGTALRIFYGLNRYSEDLDFSLRRPDPDFSLEPYFEAIVNEFASLGITVSINEKDKAIESSVESAFLKSDTVWKELVLEGIVPQNGVKLMPHMKIKIEVDTVPPLGFNTEEKLLTRPFSFYVKTFTQPSLFAGKMHALLFRKWKNRVKGRDWYELEWYIRKGIPLDLHHFLLRARDTGVWNEETISEEQLLELLRQKITAVNFDSIRDDVVRFIPDDSGLKIWAPQYFLDLLEKLKFKK
- a CDS encoding type IV toxin-antitoxin system AbiEi family antitoxin domain-containing protein, translated to MNFDDALAAYAEEPLTRQVILPLLNGYKRPNDKIAELVKAGALATIKNGLYVPGPASKVSGPEPFLIANHLWGPSYISFETALSYWGFIPERVYEISSVTVKISKAYRTSAGRFTYRHAPLPYYSFGIKSTRLSSRQTVLIASPEKALFDKIAMTAGVHLRSVPQVLTLLIEDLRIEKDKLREIDTKMMNTWITDAPKRSSLNMLITTLNTL
- a CDS encoding DUF4870 domain-containing protein, with the translated sequence MNNKTLSIVSYITLIGWLIAYFSGKDKADALLRYHLKQSLGLAIVSIALNVILNFIVSLVPSLAFLGIVGWVIIVFWILGMINAANKALKPVPVFGKAFENSFAFIG
- a CDS encoding tetratricopeptide repeat protein, whose protein sequence is MPQQQSIVDIEQLQSIYNEGNYPECLEGTDLFLIFNPQDPEGLLLKAKCAYQLSYNNENADDLLAVAINSFEELLKLIPAHEEAMLYLAYINIFITGINLPESIEYCNELAASVQLSTRIKAITYRQEAYYQTDDVDSALKDLDLLIKLNKAHTIENRSFADHEQGRLYAKKANLYLEHKNDPAKALETFKEGLVHRYKDVNIYCLIANLALESEDYELGGDMARIALFSGSADADTDENLITLYYRLKELSRQGVINKPIIYAMFIALKIYPERLECDMVGLLNFAQHYIKIYPDWIIPYHYAGAVLYEAKSYSEALPYLQKSVELGGLALGLQRFIEVSYRINGQLPTIEKWPEDSAVMYYNAGVSFFYESESEISNVTIARDLLQMRVNFYKISYEGFYDYFYNDKGNGAANEPHIFAMCCNNYGIALRELGEYDKAVEVHKLGYTLSPFWEQLYSLGTALIALQRYEEAIEVLEQATAYSSEYLGFEDYIDLRGKQLTAIYGLGRKDEARELLTSIEEEYNSFIKTSRNDLTEQELFVLSQRYIVVQNIRQDLLGEASLEEATETWKDQLDKNPDDNSSWYMLMQNYYQLKDYNQCIACANNYQSVKGDAITMESIQKVYYVRGMSYLYLGDYVTAKENLHILLDNCQQGNESDKSIICDTNISLAQCSYALQQWDECMDFSLAAVACYDRNGWKWDKTWIKAALQYADGCKMAGENDAAIDTVSNILKVAPENEKALQRKREWKSGGLFSFFKRN